The genomic window CATCGGCGGCGATTTCTACGACGTACACGGCACCGACGGTGACTGGACGCTATGCCTGGGTGACGTCTGCGGCAAGGGCGTCGAAGCCGCGTCACTGACTGGCCGCATGCGCCAAAGTATCCGCACCGCAGCATATTTCGATCGCCGGCCGGAATCGGTACTGGGCGCGTTGAACACCGTGATGCGCGATCCGGGCATCGTTCAATTGGTGACGGTCGTTTGTGCCCGGATGAGGCTCGCCGGCGGCGGGCTGGAGCTGGATTTGGCTTCGGCCGGGCACTCCGGTCCAATACTGGTGCGCGCCGACGGCCGCGTCGAGCAAGTCGAGGTGCGCGGCGCCGCGGTAGGAGTGCTGGCCCAGGCCGAGTATCAGCCGGTGACAATCCGACTGGACCCCGGTGACACCATGCTGATGTTCACCGACGGCATCGACGAGGCCATGGGCCCCGACGGCCAATACGGCGTCGAACGACTGCTGAATCTGCTTCCCGCCTATGCCAGCGCCGGTCCCCACGTCACCTGTCAGGTGGTCGAGCAGGATGTGATCGAACACCTCGACGGTCGCCCGCACGACGACATGGCGTTGCTCGCGGTGACATGCAGCAGGTGACTGTCCCTGCTGCACCGCTTCAGCTCTACGACGAGGCGCTGGCCAAAGGTGACACGTCGGCCGTCACCCGATTGATGCAGGAGATGTTGACGGGCGGCGCAGAACCGGTGTCGGTCCTCACCGACGTCATCGCCGCCGCTCAGCGCGAGGTGGGTCGGCGATGGCAGCGCGGCGAATGGACCGTCGCACAAGAACACGCCGCCACCGCCATGGCGATCACCGCGACCAACATCGTCGCCGAACACATCGAGAGCCTTCCGGTGAGTCGCGGCACCGTTGTCGTTGCGTGTGCCGAGCGGGAATGGCACGCGCTGCCGGGCATGATCATCAACTGCGCACTGCGCGCAGCAGGCTGGGACACAACGTTTTTGGGTGCGTCGACCAACCCCCTGCGGCTCAACCAGCACTTGCAGGATTTCGGTCCCGATGCCGTTGCGGTGAGCTGCTCGGTGCTGAGTTCACTCGCGACTTGTCGTCGATTCATCGAGGCCAGCACGGCGGTCGGCGTCCCAATCTTGGTCGGCGGCCCGGCTTTCGGCGACGACGATGTGCGCGCCCGCGCACTGGGCGCCACCGCCTGGGCCCACGACGCCTACGGCGCCATTGCGGCGATGGACGCGCTGCCCCCGGTGGTCGGGCCGGCCGCACCGTTGCCTGACGCCGCTGCGGCCGAACATGCTTCGCTGGGAGAGGATCACCGCCGACTGGTGGCGATGCTGCGCGAGCGATGGTCGCTGGTGGCCGCGGTCACCACCGCGCAGGCCGACACCTTGCACAGCGTGCTCGACATCGCCGACGACGTCTTGCATCAGATCCTGCATGCGGTTTCGGCCACCCTGCTCACCGGTGACCAACGCCTGATTCCGCAAACCGCCGCATGGGTGGCCGACCTCATTCGCAGCCGCGGCGGTGACGAAATGATGCTCAGTGAACTCGCCGGTGTCCTGTGTCAGGTACTGCAGGAGTATCCACTGGCAAATGCCTTGATAGCCAAGCACTTCGCCGCCGGCTTCTGAGCCGCATTCCAGCCAGGTATTACTTCTTGACGCCGACTGTGATCAGGTCCGCGATGACTCGCGTCCACACCGGACGGGGAATGCGGTGTTGGTCGCTGATGGTGAACCCGGCGTCTTCGAACATCGCCCGCATCTCGGCCGGCGAAGGGTTGTGTTGGGGTTTCCACCTGCTGACCACGGGCAGCACCTGACGCGTACTGAGCGCGGCCACGGCGACCATTCCGCCGGGCGCCAACACGCGGTGAAACTCCCGCAACGCCGCCGGTTGGTCGAAGAAGTGGAAGGCCGAGGTCGTGACGACAGCTTCGAGCGCGGCATCGTCGAAAGGCAACTGCTCAGCAGGGGCCCGCAACCATTGCACCCTAGCGGATTTGGCCCGAGCCTGGTTGAGCATACCGTCGGACATGTCCACACCGTAGATCTCGTCGGGATCCAGTTCCCGCTCCAGGCGACTCGTGAAAACGCCAGTCCCGCAGGCTATGTCAGCGATCTTGCGAGCGTTGCGGGCGCGCAACTGGGCGATTACCTCGTCGTGCGGCGGCCGGTAGACCCACTGCTGCAGGACGGGCCAGTCGTAGGCCGGCGACAAGAAACTGAACAGCCCGGTGACCGCGTCATTGAGGACGCGGCGCTGTGGTGCGGTCATTCACCCAGTACCGAGGAGTAGTAGATGGTATCGGCCATCGAGACGGAGTCGTTGTCTTGCGGGACCGCGGCAAGATTGTTGTCGGCCAGCAGGCGGCTCATCTGAGTTCCGTCGGTTCGCCACCCGAGGTTGCCCAGGTAAACCGCAACATCGCTGCGCTCGCCTTCGAAGCCGAGTTCTTCCCAATCCAACTCGAATCCGTGCTCACGCCACTTCGCGGTGGCCCGGCGCATCATCTCCTTGGCTTTTTCGGTGTCCTGCTCCGGCCGGTCCGGGATGGCTTCAACCGCCAGCCGGCTGCCCCGAGCGCTCAGCGCGGTGACGTTGTCCATCAGGCGATCCTGAGCGTCCGGCGGTAGATATCCGAGCAGACCTTCGGCGATCCAGGCGGTCGGTTTGGTCTTGTCGAAGCCTGCGTCCGCCAAGGCTCGCGGCCAGTCCTGCCGCAGGTCAATGGCGACGGTCCGCAGATCCGCTGTGGGGGCGGCGCCAAGACGCTGCAGCGTGGTCGTTTTGAACTCGATGACCTGCGGCTGGTCCACCTCGAACACCGTCATGTCCGCCGGCCATGGCAGCCGGTAGGCACGGGCGTCCAGACCGGAGGCCAAGATGACGGCCTGGCGCACCCCTGCCCGCGCCGCGTCTTCAAAGAAGGAGTCGAAGAATCGGGTGCGCGCGGCCATGGCGTCGGGCATGTGCTCGAGCTTCCAGCCGGATTCTTCGTCGTCGACGTCGGCGGCCGCCAGGTCGCCGGTGATCCACCGAGTGAAGAAGTCGATGCCGACGGCGCGCACCAGCGGTTCGGCGAATTGGTCGTTGATGACGGCGTTGTCGGCGTTGCTCGCGATGGCGCGCGCGGCAGCCACCATGGTCGCCGTCGCACCCACGCTGGTGGCTAGATCCCAGGTGTCATTGTCTGTGCGTGGCACGGCTGTTCTCCAATGTCAAAGTGCGGATACTTAGCCAGTTTAACCACTGTGGCTGTGACGCAGCTGTGAAGCGCGTCACCGCCGGCTGAAGGCTAGTGTCGCCCGGGGCCGTCGGGCCCACCCGGACCGCCGGGACCACCCGGGCCACCGGGCCCCCCTGGCCCGCCGGGGCCCCCCGGTCCTCCCGGGCCGTTCGCGGCCGGGAGCACCCAGACACACTCGTTCAAGTCCACGCTCCAGGCCCAGCCGGGAGCGCAATCGTCGTCGGCACGGCTGATAGCCGGTGCGGCGATTCCGCTCATCGGAAGGACCGCTGAAATAACGCCGAGCGCAGCCAGTAAGCCGCGCAGTCGCAGACGCTTCATTGCAACCTCACCCAGTCATCGTCCGCCGATCAGGTGAGTTCGATTGTGCTCCCGATCTGGCCGCTCGGGGGCAATTCGACGGGGTTTAATACCGGCCGAAAGCCAGCGCCACG from Mycobacterium kubicae includes these protein-coding regions:
- a CDS encoding cobalamin B12-binding domain-containing protein yields the protein MTVPAAPLQLYDEALAKGDTSAVTRLMQEMLTGGAEPVSVLTDVIAAAQREVGRRWQRGEWTVAQEHAATAMAITATNIVAEHIESLPVSRGTVVVACAEREWHALPGMIINCALRAAGWDTTFLGASTNPLRLNQHLQDFGPDAVAVSCSVLSSLATCRRFIEASTAVGVPILVGGPAFGDDDVRARALGATAWAHDAYGAIAAMDALPPVVGPAAPLPDAAAAEHASLGEDHRRLVAMLRERWSLVAAVTTAQADTLHSVLDIADDVLHQILHAVSATLLTGDQRLIPQTAAWVADLIRSRGGDEMMLSELAGVLCQVLQEYPLANALIAKHFAAGF
- a CDS encoding class I SAM-dependent methyltransferase — its product is MTAPQRRVLNDAVTGLFSFLSPAYDWPVLQQWVYRPPHDEVIAQLRARNARKIADIACGTGVFTSRLERELDPDEIYGVDMSDGMLNQARAKSARVQWLRAPAEQLPFDDAALEAVVTTSAFHFFDQPAALREFHRVLAPGGMVAVAALSTRQVLPVVSRWKPQHNPSPAEMRAMFEDAGFTISDQHRIPRPVWTRVIADLITVGVKK
- a CDS encoding SAM-dependent methyltransferase, which translates into the protein MVAAARAIASNADNAVINDQFAEPLVRAVGIDFFTRWITGDLAAADVDDEESGWKLEHMPDAMAARTRFFDSFFEDAARAGVRQAVILASGLDARAYRLPWPADMTVFEVDQPQVIEFKTTTLQRLGAAPTADLRTVAIDLRQDWPRALADAGFDKTKPTAWIAEGLLGYLPPDAQDRLMDNVTALSARGSRLAVEAIPDRPEQDTEKAKEMMRRATAKWREHGFELDWEELGFEGERSDVAVYLGNLGWRTDGTQMSRLLADNNLAAVPQDNDSVSMADTIYYSSVLGE